A region of the Scatophagus argus isolate fScaArg1 chromosome 19, fScaArg1.pri, whole genome shotgun sequence genome:
GAATGGCACATACACAAGCAGGTACATGTCTCCACTGTCCCAGGTGTCAAGGCTGATATCATCCACTCGTCCCTGACAAGAAACTTTCATTAGCCTCCCCGTGAGGCCACACACATATCAGTTAATGACCACAGAGTAGCAGTCTGATCAGACAAGGACTGACATCAAGAGGGAAGAGGGGACTTATATAAAGCAGCATCATCCAGATTTGctcaaacagaaatgtgccTTTAATGTGAGGACTTGTGTACAGTATCAGCATGTCTGCTGGCAGTATAATGATGATGGTCTTAGTTTTTTGAGTAACAGTACTTGTTTTAGAGCTGTACTGCTGTAGATTGGTGAGTAATTTTACCGCTTTCTTGCATTTCATCGCCTTACCAAGCAAATTTGAAGTCTAACTTGAATCTTATTTCTCTCATTAGGACAACCATGGAAAAGAGCACAGTACTGCTGAAGCTTTATAGTTTCTACCAAACTAGAAACTCATCCAATCCATCTTCCCCTTTCCTGCAGCCTGTCCAGAACTCCTCGctacctccacctccacctgcagacCTGGTGATTTCCCCCAACATGGCGTACATGGCAGCTGAGCTCGCCATCGCTTTCCTCTCCGCCACCGGCAATCTGCTGGTCTGTGCTGCCGTGGGCCTCAACCGCAAGTTACGCACAGTCACCAACTACTTCCTGGTTTCGCTCGCACTCGCTGACATTTGCGTGGGTGCAATCGCCATTCCCTGCGCCATCCTGACCGACATTGGTCTGCCACGTCACAATCTCTACCTGTGTTTGCTCATGCTGAGCGTTTTGATCATGTTCACCCAGAGCTCCATCTTCAGCCTGCTGGCAGTGGCCGTGGAGCGCTACATGGCCATCTTCATGCCCTTCCGTTACCAAGTCCTGATGACACCTCGCAACGCTCTGTTGGTGATCCTGACCACGTGGCTGCTGGCCTTTCTCATTGGGCTCGTTCCTCTGATGGGCTGGCACAAGACACCACCTGATTCAGGCTACTGCTTCTTTGTCTTGGTGGTGGACATGACCTACATGGTCTATTTCAACTTCTTTGCCTGTGTCCTAACACCCTTAGTCATAATGTTTCTCATCTACGCCCAGATTTTTGTCGCGGTGAAGCGGCAGGTCAGGCGCATCGCCTCTGAGCACAGCGGCAGAGGGGAGGGACAAATGAGGGCTGCAGCCAGCATGCGCCGCGAGATAAAGACCGCTACGTCGCTTTTTCTGGTTCTTTTCCTCTTCACAATCTGCTGGATCCCGCTCCACATAATCAActgtttcctgctgctctgcccAAGCTGTCCTGTGCCACTAGAGCTGCTGCTTGCCGCCATCATCCTGTCACATGCCAACTCTGCTGTCAACCCCTTCCTATATGCATACACGATGACAGCTTTCAAGGACACCTTCAAGGCAATTTTCTTGTGCTGCAAGACTGACAGCGAGACTTCAAATGTAGTCGGTGCTAATGACAGAGAGGGAGTGGACCGAACCTGAACAGGCGCACCGAATGtcaaaatgctaacattagtACCCAACCTCCACAAAAGAATATTATCCGTTCTTCTTCATCTCACCCTTCAGTTTTGACAGCGGGGAGCCTCTTCTTAAGTTCCTCCTTGTCTTCTGCCCGTAGTGCGTTGAAACCCTTCAGCTGGGCGGCGGTGTATTCAGGTCTGAAGACCAGTTCCTCCCTACGGCTCACAAAACATGCCGTGTGGTACCAGCGGTCGATCAAGCCAAGCTGGGGCTTCTCAGGGTCCACGGTTTTCTTGGACACGCGGATCTGATCCTTAAGGGGAAACGGGAGAATCACAGACTAACACCATGAAACAATCCATTCAAGCTTACATAATTGCTAATTTGTCATATTGAACACATGGGGTAATAGCAAATGTTAcataaaagcagtttttcctgtgtgctaaccttttctattttctgctcACAGCCTTTGCATGTGCTTCGGTTTGACTTGGCATATTCAACCGCAAAGTCATTCAGTGTCTTCTCTCCTTTAGCTCCACTCTTCTGGTCCCCTTTTCCTACGAGACGGAAGTCATATAATTTTCATTTCCAGGTGAAACAAGAGTAATCAAGCAATAAAAAACTAATATCTGAG
Encoded here:
- the LOC124050394 gene encoding adenosine receptor A1-like, with the translated sequence MEKSTVLLKLYSFYQTRNSSNPSSPFLQPVQNSSLPPPPPADLVISPNMAYMAAELAIAFLSATGNLLVCAAVGLNRKLRTVTNYFLVSLALADICVGAIAIPCAILTDIGLPRHNLYLCLLMLSVLIMFTQSSIFSLLAVAVERYMAIFMPFRYQVLMTPRNALLVILTTWLLAFLIGLVPLMGWHKTPPDSGYCFFVLVVDMTYMVYFNFFACVLTPLVIMFLIYAQIFVAVKRQVRRIASEHSGRGEGQMRAAASMRREIKTATSLFLVLFLFTICWIPLHIINCFLLLCPSCPVPLELLLAAIILSHANSAVNPFLYAYTMTAFKDTFKAIFLCCKTDSETSNVVGANDREGVDRT